Proteins encoded together in one Amphiprion ocellaris isolate individual 3 ecotype Okinawa chromosome 14, ASM2253959v1, whole genome shotgun sequence window:
- the puraa gene encoding purine-rich element binding protein Aa, whose product MADRDSGSEQGGAATGPGFGSMHLATGGAGSASGLQHETQELASKRVDIQNKRFYLDVKQNAKGRFLKIAEVGAGGNKSRLTLSMSVAVEFRDYLGDFIEHYAQLGPSNPGLVQDEPRRALKSEFLVRENRKYYMDLKENQRGRFLRIRQTVNRGPGLGSTQGQTIALPAQGLIEFRDALAKLIDDYGVEDEPAELPEGSSLTVDNKRFFFDVGSNKYGVFMRVSEVKPTYRNSITVPYKVWSKFGNTFSKYAEEMKKIQEKQREKRACELQQQEEMQADDGDED is encoded by the coding sequence ATGGCGGACAGAGACAGTGGAAGTGAGCAGGGAGGAGCAGCGACGGGCCCAGGCTTCGGTTCCATGCACCTAGCGACAGGAGGGGCGGGCTCCGCTTCCGGGCTCCAGCATGAGACGCAAGAGCTGGCGTCGAAGAGGGTTGACATCCAAAACAAACGCTTCTATTTGGACGTTAAGCAGAACGCGAAAGGCCGCTTCTTAAAGATAGCAGAAGTCGGGGCCGGTGGAAACAAGAGCCGCCTCACTCTCTCTATGTCCGTGGCGGTCGAGTTCCGTGACTACTTGGGGGACTTCATCGAACATTATGCCCAGCTGGGTCCCAGCAACCCGGGACTGGTACAAGACGAGCCGAGGCGAGCGCTCAAAAGCGAGTTCTTGGTCCGAGAGAATCGGAAATACTACATGGATCTGAAAGAGAACCAGAGGGGACGGTTCCTGAGGATTCGACAGACCGTTAACCGGGGGCCCGGTTTGGGATCCACGCAAGGCCAGACGATTGCTCTGCCTGCCCAGGGACTTATTGAGTTTCGTGACGCTTTGGCTAAACTTATTGACGATTACGGTGTAGAGGATGAACCTGCAGAGTTGCCCGAAGGGTCATCATTGACTGTGGACAACAAACGGTTTTTCTTCGACGTCGGATCCAATAAGTACGGTGTGTTTATGAGGGTAAGCGAGGTGAAGCCAACGTACCGCAACTCAATTACGGTGCCCTACAAAGTGTGGTCCAAATTTGGGAATACTTTCAGTAAATATGCCGAGGAGATGAAGAAGATCCAGGAGAAACAGCGGGAGAAAAGGGCATGCGAGCTGCAGCAACAAGAGGAGATGCAGGCGGACGATGGAGACGAGGATTGA